Proteins from a single region of Runella sp. SP2:
- a CDS encoding exo-alpha-sialidase translates to MKHKHHSLFLLTWLIGTVVQAQDTIRYVGKTLSNVDYHHGQLSPAVGVHNIQVFRADRENKNGTALDWTYNHAPMLVYWNNTFYLHYLSNPVGEHVPPGATLITASKDGYQWTTPTVLFPTYRIPDGWTKQGYAGVAKNLDAVMHQRMGFFVSKKNRLLTLAYYGIALDAKDDPNDGKGIGRVVREIYADGRFGPIYFIRHNATWDKSKSAYPFYTTSNDVGFVEACNELLANPLMMQQWLEEADRDDPLVPLKRELKAFSYYHLPNGNVVGLWKHALTSVSKDNGKTWLYAPLRAPGFVNSNAKIWGQRTSDGRYATVYNPAEFRWPLAVSVSKEGLTYDNLLLVNGEITSMRYGGNYKSYGPQYVRGIEEGNGTPPDKNLWVTYSMNKEDIWVAKIPVPITDDVKTHINDVFNDLAAGDELKFWNIFSPLRASVKIEKAADGSKNLVLRDSDAFDYAKAERVIPESKKVAVTFTVIPQQTDKGRLHIELQDAKGSAATRLIFDTDGELKAKVGYRNSGIMKYEAGKAYEIRLELDQSKRIFNVFVNGQSKGAKVYFAPVTSCKRVVFRTGDVRRFPDADTPTDQNYDLPNSSAVEAEAVFVIKSLKTANN, encoded by the coding sequence ATGAAGCACAAACACCATTCCCTTTTTCTGCTGACTTGGCTAATTGGCACAGTTGTCCAAGCCCAAGACACCATTCGCTACGTAGGCAAAACACTGTCTAATGTGGATTATCACCACGGGCAATTAAGCCCTGCGGTGGGAGTGCATAACATTCAGGTATTCAGGGCCGACCGCGAAAATAAAAATGGAACGGCGTTGGATTGGACTTACAACCACGCCCCGATGCTGGTGTATTGGAACAACACGTTTTACCTGCATTATTTGAGCAATCCCGTGGGGGAACACGTCCCGCCTGGCGCAACCCTCATTACAGCTTCCAAGGATGGCTATCAATGGACCACCCCAACGGTGCTTTTTCCCACTTACCGTATCCCTGACGGCTGGACAAAACAAGGATACGCAGGCGTGGCCAAAAACCTAGATGCCGTTATGCACCAACGCATGGGATTTTTTGTATCGAAGAAAAATCGCTTGTTGACGTTGGCGTATTATGGAATTGCCCTGGATGCCAAAGACGATCCGAACGACGGAAAAGGAATTGGCCGCGTGGTGCGGGAAATTTACGCCGACGGGCGGTTTGGCCCCATTTATTTTATTCGGCACAACGCTACTTGGGACAAGTCGAAATCGGCGTATCCGTTTTATACTACTTCCAACGATGTGGGTTTTGTGGAGGCTTGCAACGAACTGTTGGCCAATCCGTTGATGATGCAGCAGTGGCTCGAAGAAGCCGACCGCGACGACCCGCTCGTGCCGTTGAAACGGGAGCTAAAGGCGTTCAGTTATTATCATTTGCCCAATGGAAACGTCGTGGGTTTGTGGAAACACGCCCTTACGTCGGTGAGCAAAGACAACGGCAAAACGTGGCTGTACGCGCCATTACGGGCACCTGGCTTTGTCAACAGCAATGCTAAAATTTGGGGGCAACGGACGTCCGATGGGCGCTATGCCACGGTCTATAACCCTGCGGAGTTTCGCTGGCCTCTGGCGGTATCGGTTAGCAAAGAGGGACTCACGTACGATAACTTGTTGTTGGTCAATGGCGAAATTACGTCGATGCGTTACGGTGGGAATTACAAATCGTACGGGCCACAATATGTGCGAGGAATTGAAGAAGGCAACGGCACACCACCCGACAAAAATTTGTGGGTGACGTACAGCATGAACAAAGAGGATATTTGGGTGGCCAAAATTCCCGTACCCATTACCGACGACGTAAAGACGCACATCAATGACGTATTCAATGACTTAGCTGCGGGAGATGAACTGAAGTTTTGGAATATTTTTAGCCCGCTTAGAGCGTCAGTAAAAATAGAAAAAGCCGCCGATGGTTCTAAAAACTTGGTACTGCGCGACAGCGATGCGTTCGATTACGCCAAAGCTGAACGTGTTATTCCTGAGAGCAAAAAAGTAGCTGTTACGTTCACGGTCATTCCCCAACAAACCGACAAAGGACGTTTGCACATTGAACTACAAGATGCCAAAGGAAGTGCTGCTACGCGCTTGATTTTTGATACCGATGGAGAGTTAAAAGCCAAAGTTGGCTACCGAAATTCGGGGATTATGAAATACGAAGCAGGTAAAGCCTACGAAATTCGGCTCGAACTCGACCAAAGCAAACGAATTTTTAATGTGTTTGTGAATGGCCAAAGCAAAGGGGCAAAAGTCTATTTCGCTCCCGTGACCTCGTGCAAACGGGTTGTTTTCCGTACGGGCGACGTCCGCCGTTTCCCCGATGCCGACACCCCCACCGATCAAAACTACGACTTGCCTAACAGCAGCGCCGTGGAGGCGGAAGCTGTATTTGTCATAAAATCGTTAAAAACAGCGAATAACTGA
- a CDS encoding glycoside hydrolase family 43 protein — protein MKRLLTLFLITCLCCSCGKDVWLFTSFHEPANEGLRMLYSYDGRHWNDLNKTLLKPEIGTQKVMRDPSIVRGKDGTYHLVWTTSWKGDKGFGYASSKDLIHWSEQRLLPVMAHEPTTVNVWAPELFYDDEADRFVIIWASTIPFRFPRGIEDEDNNHRMYYTTTKDFVTFTPTQLFFDPGFSVIDAVIVKRQKNDYVLVLKDNTRPERNLKVAFGKTPLGPFENVSVPFSKKFTEGPSVVKTSDEWLIYFDTYQDKRYDAVRTQDFKTFSDANADVSVPQGHKHGTIFKAQKKVLKGLRE, from the coding sequence ATGAAACGACTTTTAACTCTTTTTCTCATTACCTGTTTATGCTGTTCATGCGGCAAAGACGTGTGGCTATTTACGTCTTTCCACGAGCCTGCCAACGAGGGTTTACGAATGCTGTACAGCTACGACGGTCGCCACTGGAACGACCTCAATAAAACCTTGTTAAAACCCGAAATTGGTACGCAGAAAGTAATGCGTGACCCCTCAATAGTGCGCGGAAAAGATGGAACATATCATTTGGTATGGACAACGAGTTGGAAGGGAGACAAAGGGTTTGGGTATGCCAGTTCCAAAGACCTGATTCACTGGTCGGAGCAACGACTCTTGCCCGTGATGGCACACGAACCAACTACCGTCAACGTGTGGGCACCCGAACTGTTTTACGACGACGAAGCCGACCGATTTGTCATTATTTGGGCTTCCACGATTCCGTTTCGTTTTCCTAGGGGCATCGAAGACGAAGACAACAACCACCGTATGTATTACACGACGACCAAAGATTTTGTCACATTTACTCCCACCCAACTTTTCTTCGACCCAGGCTTTAGTGTGATTGATGCGGTGATTGTCAAGCGTCAAAAAAATGACTATGTGTTGGTCTTAAAAGACAATACTCGCCCAGAACGAAACCTAAAAGTAGCCTTTGGGAAAACGCCTTTAGGGCCTTTTGAAAACGTATCAGTTCCATTTAGTAAAAAATTTACGGAAGGGCCTTCGGTCGTGAAAACGAGTGATGAGTGGCTGATTTATTTTGACACCTATCAAGATAAACGCTACGACGCCGTTCGGACTCAAGATTTTAAAACCTTTAGCGACGCCAATGCAGATGTATCGGTGCCGCAGGGGCATAAGCACGGGACTATTTTTAAAGCCCAAAAGAAGGTGCTGAAAGGCTTACGGGAGTGA
- a CDS encoding DUF6298 domain-containing protein, producing the protein MRIFLHKLLFLTVVMGAELLAQTPKPVKKQPPVFQNEQGKLLYTPDSLGNRVPDFSYCGYRAGAESIPDVPIRVVVNAQKGDATNRIQAAIDYVATLPLDKNGFRGTVLLGKGTFEVAGQLSLKTSGVVLRGSGMIENGTTVIGTGTSREHLVNVIGKQNGLEKSRLRITNPYVPVNAMTLSVEDASGLKVGDAVQVHRPSTKEWIQALGTEHFGGGVTALGWKAGQRDSYWDRTITAISGNELTLDAPLTIALDAAYGGGSVRVYQQQNTITNVGVENLRLVSAYDATNPKDEDHRWVGISLDNVQDAWVRQVTFKHFAGSAVSVLASARRVTVEDCRALEPVSEIGGERRYTFFTQGQQGLFQRLYAENGYHDFAVGYCAAGPNAFVQCESHEPYSFSGTIDSWASGVLFDIVNIDGNALSFGNLGQDGQGAGWTAANSVFWQCTAAKVDCPKPPTAQNWAFGTWAQFAGNGHWEMSNEHIRPRSLYYAQLADRLGESTKARMILMPVESEASSSPKVEVAMALTKLAQQPVLTLNEFIQKAPERQSITIQTTAKTIEQLGLPTPSKPTNAPALTLQNGWLMRGNVVQTGKRQEVPWWNGSARPHGLENAKPHLTRFVPRMTGRGLTDDLNEVSEWMKANNVLAIDHNYGLWYDRRRDDHERIRRMDSEVWTPFYELPFARSGKETAWDGLSKYDLTRYNRWYWSRLQQFAQLADQKGLVLIHQNYFQHNIIEAGAHYADFPWRPANNLNQTGFPEPVPYAGDKRIFMAEQFYDVSQPVRRQLHRAYIRQCLDNFSEQTGVIQLISAEYTGPLSFVQFWLDVIKEWEKEKKKNVWVALSTTKDVQDAILADASRAATVDVIDIRYWHYQANGTTYAPAGGQNLAPRQHARLLNPKRSSFDQVYRAVSEYRQQFPEKAVMYSGDGYDAFGWAILLAGGSMASIPTVADRQFLKDLSTMKPLASSPPQQWVSGNANVGFVIYTESAEASLDLTQVPHSYTLRFISPKTGEMTTSGEEVKGGTVVTVKNPTGIASVIWLKKR; encoded by the coding sequence TTGAGAATATTTTTACATAAACTATTGTTCCTGACGGTGGTAATGGGCGCAGAGCTTTTGGCTCAAACTCCCAAACCCGTCAAAAAACAACCCCCTGTTTTTCAAAACGAACAGGGGAAGCTGCTTTATACCCCCGACTCCCTTGGCAACCGCGTTCCCGACTTTTCGTACTGTGGGTATCGGGCGGGAGCCGAGTCCATTCCCGACGTGCCGATTCGGGTAGTAGTGAACGCGCAAAAAGGGGATGCCACTAACCGCATTCAGGCTGCGATTGACTACGTAGCCACATTACCCTTGGATAAAAATGGATTCAGAGGAACGGTTTTGTTAGGAAAAGGAACGTTTGAAGTGGCAGGTCAACTGAGCCTGAAAACCTCAGGAGTTGTGCTGCGCGGAAGTGGCATGATTGAAAACGGAACAACCGTCATAGGTACAGGTACGTCGCGGGAGCATTTGGTCAATGTTATTGGTAAACAAAATGGTTTGGAAAAGAGCCGTTTACGAATCACAAACCCGTATGTGCCCGTCAATGCCATGACATTGTCCGTAGAAGATGCGTCGGGGCTAAAAGTAGGAGATGCCGTCCAAGTACACCGCCCTTCGACCAAAGAATGGATTCAAGCCCTTGGAACAGAACATTTTGGTGGGGGAGTGACAGCCTTAGGCTGGAAAGCGGGACAACGAGATAGCTATTGGGATCGAACAATTACGGCCATTTCGGGCAATGAACTGACGCTTGATGCCCCCTTGACGATTGCATTGGATGCGGCCTACGGAGGCGGAAGCGTACGAGTTTATCAACAACAAAACACGATTACTAACGTAGGTGTGGAAAACCTGAGATTGGTGTCGGCCTATGATGCCACTAATCCCAAAGACGAAGACCATCGTTGGGTAGGCATTTCGCTCGATAATGTTCAAGATGCTTGGGTACGTCAGGTCACATTCAAACATTTTGCAGGCTCGGCTGTGAGCGTTTTGGCTTCGGCTCGCCGCGTTACTGTTGAAGATTGCCGAGCGTTGGAGCCCGTTTCGGAAATTGGCGGAGAGCGCCGTTATACTTTTTTTACGCAAGGACAACAAGGACTTTTTCAGCGTTTGTATGCCGAAAACGGCTACCACGATTTTGCAGTGGGCTACTGTGCTGCGGGGCCCAATGCCTTTGTTCAGTGTGAATCGCATGAGCCATACAGTTTCAGCGGCACGATTGACAGCTGGGCGTCGGGTGTATTGTTTGACATTGTGAACATCGACGGCAACGCGCTCAGTTTTGGTAATCTTGGACAAGACGGCCAAGGGGCAGGCTGGACAGCGGCCAACAGTGTATTTTGGCAATGTACAGCAGCCAAAGTTGATTGTCCAAAGCCTCCTACGGCCCAAAATTGGGCGTTTGGTACGTGGGCGCAGTTCGCGGGGAATGGGCATTGGGAGATGTCCAACGAACACATTCGCCCCCGAAGCCTGTATTATGCCCAACTGGCTGACCGCTTGGGTGAATCGACGAAGGCGCGGATGATATTGATGCCCGTGGAGTCCGAAGCGTCGAGTAGTCCCAAAGTAGAGGTGGCGATGGCGTTGACAAAGTTGGCGCAGCAACCCGTTTTGACGTTGAACGAATTTATTCAAAAAGCCCCCGAAAGACAGTCCATTACAATCCAAACAACAGCAAAAACAATCGAACAACTTGGTTTGCCAACCCCATCAAAGCCTACGAACGCCCCTGCTTTGACCCTTCAAAATGGTTGGTTAATGCGTGGAAATGTTGTTCAAACGGGCAAACGACAGGAAGTGCCTTGGTGGAATGGAAGTGCGCGTCCGCATGGGTTGGAAAATGCCAAACCTCATTTAACCCGCTTTGTGCCTCGGATGACGGGACGCGGCCTGACCGACGACCTGAACGAGGTGAGTGAGTGGATGAAAGCCAATAACGTGTTGGCCATTGACCACAATTACGGCCTTTGGTACGACCGCCGCCGCGATGACCACGAGCGTATTCGACGGATGGATAGCGAGGTGTGGACGCCTTTTTATGAGTTGCCTTTTGCGCGGAGTGGCAAAGAAACCGCGTGGGACGGACTGAGTAAATATGACTTGACCCGTTACAATCGGTGGTATTGGAGCCGCCTCCAGCAGTTTGCCCAATTGGCCGACCAAAAGGGGCTGGTACTGATTCACCAAAACTATTTCCAACACAACATCATCGAAGCGGGAGCGCATTACGCTGATTTTCCGTGGCGTCCCGCCAACAACCTCAATCAGACAGGCTTTCCTGAGCCTGTGCCGTACGCAGGCGATAAACGAATTTTTATGGCCGAACAGTTTTACGACGTTTCGCAGCCCGTCCGTCGGCAGTTGCATCGAGCTTATATTCGTCAATGTCTTGATAATTTTTCGGAGCAAACAGGTGTCATTCAGTTGATTAGTGCAGAATATACGGGGCCGTTGTCGTTTGTGCAGTTTTGGCTGGATGTTATCAAGGAGTGGGAAAAAGAGAAAAAGAAAAATGTGTGGGTGGCTCTTAGTACAACCAAAGATGTCCAAGACGCGATTTTGGCCGATGCTTCACGCGCTGCAACGGTTGACGTAATAGATATTCGGTATTGGCACTACCAAGCCAATGGCACGACTTATGCGCCCGCAGGAGGGCAAAATTTGGCACCTCGCCAGCACGCAAGATTATTAAATCCAAAACGAAGTTCATTTGACCAAGTGTATCGGGCTGTAAGCGAATATCGTCAGCAATTTCCCGAAAAAGCCGTGATGTATTCAGGTGATGGATACGACGCGTTCGGTTGGGCCATATTGTTGGCGGGTGGCTCGATGGCAAGTATCCCCACGGTGGCCGATAGGCAGTTTTTGAAAGACTTATCCACCATGAAACCGTTGGCATCGTCTCCCCCGCAGCAATGGGTATCGGGGAATGCCAACGTTGGATTTGTCATTTATACCGAATCTGCCGAAGCATCGCTTGATTTAACGCAAGTTCCGCACTCTTACACACTACGGTTTATTTCTCCAAAAACGGGAGAAATGACCACTTCGGGAGAAGAAGTAAAAGGTGGAACGGTAGTGACGGTGAAGAACCCAACGGGAATCGCTTCGGTCATTTGGTTGAAAAAAAGATAA
- a CDS encoding polysaccharide lyase family 1 protein, which yields MIETVITPDIVVNTTDFQKNLRLSALENLRYLRAKFSSLLVIAVLLGTKQLVLAQYPQVPQDIQKASDDMLKEATRQSNIAWQKALPIIQKESREGKPYIPWAARPVDLPQASIPAFPGAEGGGAFSFGGRGGKVYVVTSLEDSGSGTLRDACEQGGARTVVFNVAGIIRLKSPLIIRAPYITIAGQTAPGDGVCVAGESVWINTHDVVIRYMRFRRGETNVGRRDDSIGGNPIGNIIIDHVSSSWGLDENMSMYRHMYNDSTGATEQKLPTVNITIQNSIFSEALDTWNHAFGSTLGGENCTFMRNLWADNAGRNPSIGWFGVFNFVNNVVFNWVHRSVDGGDYRAMYNIVNNYFKPGPLTPKDSPIGYRILKPESGRSKLGYLTFGRAYVDGNVVEGNDVVTKDNWNGGVQVENFKNADKYMPDIKVNKPLPMPEMTILSTQKAHDYVLANAGATLPKRDPVDTRIVEQVRTGKITYLEGVKLPETQFKHRRLPIDSYKQGIITDIAQVGGYPEYKGTPYVDTDSDGIPDTWETKNGLNPRDPSDASLDKNKDGYTNIEDYLNSVVSVKQVKP from the coding sequence ATGATAGAGACAGTAATCACACCAGACATAGTAGTAAACACGACTGATTTTCAGAAAAATCTGCGGCTATCTGCGCTTGAAAATCTGCGTTATCTGCGGGCTAAATTTTCATCACTTTTGGTGATAGCGGTGTTACTGGGAACAAAACAACTCGTTTTAGCCCAGTATCCGCAAGTCCCCCAAGACATCCAAAAAGCCAGCGACGATATGCTCAAAGAAGCAACTCGTCAGTCGAATATCGCTTGGCAAAAGGCGTTGCCCATCATTCAAAAAGAATCCCGTGAGGGAAAACCGTACATCCCGTGGGCGGCACGTCCCGTTGATTTGCCACAAGCGTCGATTCCTGCCTTTCCAGGGGCGGAAGGTGGCGGCGCATTTTCGTTTGGCGGACGTGGTGGTAAAGTATATGTCGTGACGAGCCTCGAAGACAGTGGCTCAGGTACGCTACGTGATGCTTGCGAACAAGGCGGCGCTCGTACGGTGGTCTTTAACGTAGCAGGTATTATTCGTCTCAAATCACCGCTTATTATTCGGGCACCTTACATTACGATTGCAGGGCAGACAGCCCCAGGTGATGGGGTGTGCGTGGCGGGAGAGTCGGTTTGGATCAATACCCACGATGTCGTGATTCGCTACATGCGTTTTCGTCGGGGAGAGACCAACGTCGGTCGTCGCGACGATTCGATTGGTGGCAATCCGATTGGAAATATCATCATCGACCACGTGTCATCGAGCTGGGGCTTAGACGAAAATATGTCGATGTACCGCCACATGTACAACGACAGCACGGGGGCAACTGAGCAAAAGCTACCTACGGTCAATATTACCATTCAAAATTCCATTTTTTCCGAAGCATTAGATACGTGGAATCACGCCTTTGGAAGCACGTTGGGGGGCGAAAACTGTACGTTTATGCGCAACCTTTGGGCCGACAACGCAGGTCGTAACCCGTCGATTGGCTGGTTTGGTGTTTTTAATTTTGTGAATAATGTAGTGTTCAACTGGGTACACCGCTCGGTGGACGGTGGCGATTACCGCGCCATGTACAACATTGTCAACAATTATTTCAAACCAGGCCCGCTGACGCCGAAAGACTCACCGATTGGGTACCGTATCCTAAAACCTGAGTCGGGGAGAAGTAAGCTGGGATACTTGACCTTTGGACGTGCTTACGTGGATGGCAACGTGGTGGAAGGAAACGACGTGGTGACGAAAGACAACTGGAACGGTGGCGTACAAGTCGAAAATTTCAAAAATGCCGACAAGTACATGCCCGACATCAAAGTAAATAAGCCGCTTCCAATGCCAGAAATGACGATTTTGTCCACCCAAAAAGCCCATGACTATGTGTTGGCCAACGCGGGGGCTACCCTTCCAAAGCGTGACCCTGTGGATACCCGCATTGTGGAGCAAGTTCGTACGGGAAAAATTACGTATTTAGAAGGTGTCAAACTTCCCGAAACCCAATTTAAGCACCGCCGTTTGCCGATTGATTCCTACAAACAAGGAATCATTACTGATATTGCTCAAGTGGGTGGGTATCCTGAATACAAAGGAACGCCTTACGTGGACACCGACAGCGACGGAATACCCGATACGTGGGAAACGAAAAATGGCCTTAATCCTCGCGACCCCTCGGATGCGAGTTTGGATAAAAATAAAGACGGTTATACCAACATCGAAGACTACCTCAACAGCGTCGTTTCGGTGAAACAGGTGAAACCATAG
- a CDS encoding RagB/SusD family nutrient uptake outer membrane protein encodes MKRNYFSILSLLGLLGLASCEKVLDKTDLGSVNGSLIFKDSLLARMNLDYIYDQNLPAWGGSWGTRPDLSDESFGESKYFEGTLLVNDVADFGTALNATNNYGKIRVINTFINDVNGGTIAQTTKNRLNAQAQFFRAWRYFDLVRLYGGVPLVTKPLQAVGVEARDAAFLSRNTTTETYKQIVSDLDSAMLFLPGKWGGASDWGRITRGGAAALKGRALLYAASPQFNPTDDAAKWQASYAANKQAYDLLVANGYGLHASFDQLWFQEVNNPEAVFLTGFNTSTGDQTRKNNGYDNSTRPSYAGTAGGSNQPSWEMVKAFPMKDGKKAGESTKYTYSDQLFYKNRDPRFDKTIAYNGVNWPLNGNTSYKLWTYFAAGKTVETRASNTGFYTRKAINPTVGVSDVQFSGTDWIEIRFAEVLLNLAESACGINSLDEAYTHLKAIRKRAGIEAGTDGLYGLKANMTRTEMFDAILFERQIEFAFEGKRFWDLRRWKLIEKTLNGKRRTGVTINLKTTGVPADFATTRDNVDLDVAYTNYFTIVTKQLDTKYAINWKSQYYFFAIPQSAIDNNPKIIQNNTWGGGFDPLK; translated from the coding sequence ATGAAACGTAACTATTTTTCTATACTCAGCCTTTTGGGACTGCTTGGACTGGCAAGTTGCGAAAAGGTACTTGATAAAACTGATTTAGGCTCGGTCAACGGAAGCCTTATTTTTAAAGATTCGCTCCTTGCTCGCATGAACTTAGACTACATCTACGACCAAAACCTTCCTGCGTGGGGAGGCTCTTGGGGAACTCGCCCTGATTTGTCAGATGAGTCGTTTGGGGAAAGTAAGTATTTTGAAGGAACCTTATTAGTGAATGATGTAGCTGATTTCGGTACTGCACTAAACGCGACCAACAACTACGGGAAAATTCGGGTAATCAATACCTTCATCAATGATGTAAACGGTGGAACCATTGCTCAGACGACGAAAAACCGCCTCAACGCGCAGGCGCAGTTCTTTCGTGCATGGCGTTATTTTGACTTGGTTCGTTTGTACGGAGGCGTGCCTTTGGTGACAAAACCCCTTCAGGCTGTGGGAGTTGAAGCCCGCGATGCCGCGTTTTTGTCAAGAAATACGACGACCGAAACGTATAAGCAAATTGTCAGTGACTTAGATTCAGCGATGTTGTTTTTGCCTGGTAAATGGGGGGGGGCTTCGGATTGGGGGCGTATCACTAGAGGTGGTGCTGCTGCCCTCAAAGGTCGTGCACTTTTGTATGCAGCAAGTCCTCAATTCAACCCAACCGACGACGCGGCCAAATGGCAAGCTTCGTACGCGGCCAACAAACAAGCGTATGATTTGCTCGTGGCCAATGGCTACGGATTACACGCATCGTTTGACCAATTGTGGTTTCAAGAAGTTAATAACCCAGAAGCGGTTTTCTTGACGGGTTTTAATACCTCAACGGGCGACCAAACCAGAAAAAATAACGGTTATGATAACTCAACTCGGCCGTCGTACGCAGGTACAGCGGGAGGCTCCAACCAACCTTCTTGGGAAATGGTCAAAGCGTTCCCGATGAAAGATGGAAAAAAAGCAGGTGAATCGACCAAATACACGTATTCTGACCAATTGTTCTACAAAAACCGTGATCCTCGTTTTGACAAAACAATCGCGTACAACGGCGTTAACTGGCCTTTAAATGGCAATACATCGTACAAGCTTTGGACGTACTTTGCCGCAGGTAAAACTGTAGAAACGAGAGCTTCTAATACGGGCTTCTATACCCGCAAAGCCATCAACCCGACTGTGGGCGTGAGCGATGTACAGTTTTCGGGGACGGATTGGATTGAGATTCGTTTTGCGGAAGTATTACTTAATTTAGCCGAAAGTGCTTGCGGAATTAATAGCCTCGATGAAGCTTATACCCACCTCAAAGCCATCCGCAAAAGAGCAGGGATTGAAGCAGGAACCGACGGATTGTATGGCTTAAAAGCCAACATGACGCGTACTGAAATGTTTGATGCCATCTTGTTTGAACGTCAGATTGAGTTTGCTTTTGAAGGAAAGCGTTTTTGGGATTTGCGCCGTTGGAAACTCATCGAGAAAACCCTCAACGGTAAAAGAAGAACAGGTGTAACCATCAACCTTAAAACAACGGGCGTGCCTGCCGATTTTGCCACCACGCGCGACAACGTTGATTTAGACGTTGCTTATACCAACTACTTTACGATTGTGACAAAGCAGTTGGATACCAAATACGCAATCAACTGGAAGTCACAGTATTATTTCTTTGCCATCCCGCAGTCGGCTATTGACAATAACCCTAAAATTATTCAAAATAATACGTGGGGCGGCGGCTTTGATCCTTTAAAATAA